The genomic region AACTGAAGGCCTGCGAGGACGAGGGTATCATTGCCTATGTACCGCTGCCCGAAGGTAGCGCGCGGCTCGAGAAGCAAGGCCGCTTTGCGCTCAAGGACTTCAACTATGATGGTGCAACCGACACCTACCGTTGTCCTGCGGGCCAGCCGCTGCATCCGTTCAAGAGCAGACAAAAGAACACCAGCGGCCGCATTGAGATCCGTTACGCGGCCCGTGTAGCAATCTGCAGGAGCTGCCCGCTCAAGGTCCGCTGTCTCTCACCGACCACCACCTACCGGACCATTGGTCGCTGGGAGCATGAAGATGTTCTCGAACGCCACCGCGCACGGATGCAGGGTGCGGGCGAGCTGATGCGTCGTCGTTCGGGGATTGTCGAGCATCCGTTTGGCACGCTCAAATGCCGTGCCGGCTATCGTCATTTCCTGGTCCGCGGCTTCGACAAGGTCCGCGGCGAATGGAGCCTGATGGCGCTCTGCTACAATTTCACCCGTGCGCTCAACATCCTTGGATTTGACGGGTTTCTGGCTGCCCTCGCAAAGAGGCTTGCTGTTTGCCAATGTATCTTCGCAGCCCTCCTCCAGCACATCCTGGTTGCTCCAGAGCCTCTCTGGACCAATATCCGACCGCCGCTCCAAATCGGCCGCTTCGTTCCGGCATGAGCCCGCCAACGACCAATTCTTGCCCAGCCTCGTCGGGCAAAACAATGGCATGATGCGATGGTGGCGCTCGTCCGTTGCGGGGTGCTTCATGAGCGCAGCGGATGGAGCGCAGTCGGGGACGTCGGGTGCGGCACCATCCCGGATTACGCTTGCGCTCCAGCCGGGCTACGCTCGCTCCGCAATCTGCGACGAGCCCCTCATGAGCTTTCTCCTCAACATCGACGTTCCCGACGTGGCGAAAGCCACGACGTTCTACACTGAAGCCTTTGGCCTCACGGTCGGCCGCCGCTTCGGGGCCGACTTCGTCGAGCTGCTCGGCTGGCCGGCGCCGGTGTATCTCCTGACCAAGCAGGCCGGCACGGTCGGCGCCGGCGGCGACCGCCGCCGCTATGAGCGGCACTGGACGCCGGTGCATATCGACGTCATCGTCGACGATGTCGACGCAACCCTCAAGCGTGCGCTCGCTGCGGGTGCGATCCTCGAGGCGGACGCGCGCGATGCGCCTTATGGGCGGATCGCGATGCTCGCCGATCCGTTCGGGCACGGCTTCTGTCTGCTGGCGTTCAGCGCGCAAGGCTACGACGCGCTGCTGGGACGTGCGTAGCCTGGATGGAGCGCGAGCTTAATTCGGGGCCGAGCCTGCGGCACCCCGGATTGCGCTTTGCTCCATCCGGGCTACGCTCGCTCGCGGAAAGCTGCGCCGACATCGGAGCGACATGCCAAAGAAACTGAAGACCTACCAGACCTCGCTCGGCTTCTACGATCAGGCGATCGCCGCGCCCTCGATGAAGGCGGCGCTTGCCGCATGGGGCGCCAGCTCCAATCTGTTCCATCAGGGCGTTGCGAAGGAGACCGACGATCCTGATGTCGTCGCCGCGACCATGGCGAAGCCGGGCGTGGTGCTCAGGCGCCCGGTCGGCTCGGATGGCCCGTTCACCGAGAGCGCGGAGCTGCCGACCGTTCTTGGCGAGGGCGAGGCGAGGCCCAGGAGAAAATCGAAAGGCAAATCGGGATCGCAGAAGCGTCCTGCCAAGACGGCCCGGACAGCATCCCGCGAGATCCATGATGCAACGGCCCGCAAGGCCGCCGCGGCCTTCGAGAAAGAGGAGCGACGTCGCGAGGCAGCGCGTGCCAAGGAAGAGGCCGCCCGCGCCAAGGAGCGCGCGCGGCGCGACAAGGCGGTTGCCGCGGCGGAAGCGGCGCTCGACGAGGCAAGGCGCGAGCACGAAGCCAAGGCCGAGGCGATCGAAGCCGAGCGCACCGCACTCGCCGCGCGCGCCGAGGCCGAGCAGGAGCGCTGGGACAAGCAGAGGAAGAAGCTGGAAGAGGCCCTGCGCCGCGCGCGCGAATGAGAGGCAAGTAGCCCGGATGAAGCGCAGCGCAATCCGGGGGCGGTCGTGCAACGACGCAACGCCGGTCCCGGATTTTGCTTTCGCTCCATCCGGGCTACCCGCTCTTCGCCGATACGATCGTCGGGAGCAATTCATTTACCATGGCTTCGGCCGTCGGTTCAAAGCTTAGCAGTATGGAGAACCTTCTGCGCTATCTTCGCCCAAATAGATTCGTGCTTCGGGAGCCGTCATGAGCGATCATCGCGCCGCGGTCAGGCATCACACGCTGAGGACGGGCATCGTCGAATTCGACAACGGCAGCGGCAGCACCCTCAGCGTGCCCTGCACGATCCGCGACGTCTCCGGCACCGGCGCGCGCGTGGAGCTCAATGCGTCGCTGTGGGTCGCCGAGCAGTTCACGCTGATCTTCAGGAGCGGCCTGCGCAAGGGCTGCCGCATCGCCTGGCGCAAGGGCCGGCTGATCGGCAGCGCGTTCGCGGACGGCTATGCGAGCGCGGACGAACAGGCGCTGATGATGACCGCGGAGGAGCAGACCCGGCACCGCCGCGGCATCGGCGCGCGCGTCAAGGCGGCGCGCGAGGCCCGCGGCTACACCACGGCGCAGCTCGGCGAGCACCTCAGTGTCACGCCTGCCTTCCTGGCGCAGGCCGAGCAGGGCGAGGCGGACATTCCGCTGTACCTGCTGATGCATATCGCCGATTTGCTGATGGTCGGTCTCGACCGGCTCGTGGCGGGCGCCGCGCCCGAGGAGGTGGATGCGGCGTAGGGTGGGGCGGTCCGTCACCCCGTCTCCGTCCGTTCGCGTTACGCTTGCTGAATGCCAGAGCGCGCGCCTCGTCCTTCGAGACGGCGCTGGCGCGCCTCCTCAGAGGGTGAGGCTCAGCGGGATCTTCGCGTGCTGAAGCTGCTGCCGCGCACTCTGCCCTCATCCTGGGGAGCCCGCTCAAAAGCGGGCGTCTCGAAGGATGGCCGCAGAAAAATCTCGCGCGAAATTTGCTTGCCTTGCCTGGCATCCTTTTGCACTCTTTGAGCGAAGGAGACCAACGCATGACAAAGATGACCGCCGCCTGCGCGCTCGGAACCGCCCTGGTGCTGAGCAGCCTTGCAACATCAGGTGCGGAGGCGAAGGCGCGAAAAGCCGTCGTCGTTCGCGCACCACAAGAGCGGCTCATCGTCACGGCGCCCGTGCTGCGGCCAACGCCGTGGGATTACAACATCGTCCCGCGCTATCGCTATCGCCCGGAGGACGACAAGGTCGATCCCTACGGCCCGCCCTTTGTGCCGTCCTACGTGCGCTATGAGGGATGGCGCTGGCCGTATTGGTGGTAGGCACGGCGCAAGGGCGCCCTTTGCCCTACGGCACTGGGCGGCACCGGTTGAGACTTTCCCCGAATTCCCCATATTGCGGGAATGTCGAAGGATGCGCTCGCGAACCTGACCTCAGCCGTGACGACGATCAACACGCCGATGCCCGTCGGGATCGACGAAGCGACTCTGCTCGCATGTCTGAAAGGGGAGATTTTCGAGCGCAAATGGCGCGTGCACGTGCAGGCGTTGTTCGACGAGGTCGATGTTTCCGTCATCCATCAGCTGGTGGTTGATCATATCGTGACGTTCGACGAATTGTCGAAGGCCATCGACGCCTGGCAGGTCACGGAGTCCGAGAATGAGAGATGGGTCAGGGAGATGGCTTCCTTCGAGATGGGAAGATCTCCTGGAAAAGGCATTGGTCGCGCTCGATAGTCTGGAGGGCGGTGCCGGACCGTGGACGTTCGGCGGCGGCACCGCGCTCGCGCAGATCCTGGGTCACCGGATCAGCTACGACGTCGATATCTTTCTGGACTCGAGCACGGCCTTGAAGAAGCTCGCGCCGAATGTGAACCCGGTGACGAAGTCGCTGTGTGATACGTGGCAATGGCCTGGCAGGTACCTGAAGCTCATCCTGCGCGACGTCGGTGAAATCGATTTTCTGAACGCCCCGTCCTACATCGACAATCCGACCTATGAACTGAAATTCGGCGCGCGCAGCATCGCGGCGGAGCGGCCCGCGGAAATCGCGACCAAGAAGCTGGTCTATCGCGCATCGACCTAGACGGCACGCGACGCCTTCGATCTCGCCGCGATCTTTCTGCATGATCGTTCAGCGCTGGGCGAGATCGCGCAATCTCCCGCCGTCACCGACTCGGTCGTGTCGTCTGCGCAGAACCGGCTGAACCTCGCGAAGCACCAGTATCAAGCGGAGATGAGAAGCCTGATCAACGCGACACCACGGGGGGAGGAGTTCATCGATAGAGCTTGCGAGATGGCTCTAGAGGCGCTTGCGGAGATTCGCGATTTGATTCCTAAAAGATGAAGTGGATTAATGATGTGACGAATCGGCCGGCGCCCACGCAGAACCGAATACTCGCCGATGGCGTGAGGCGCCGCCGATGACAGGTTGTGCGCGTGCGGCAGCCCTCGATTCCGCCACGCTCGATCCGGGCCAGTCTCGTTGAGCAATTGGTGCGGACAGGCCAGGTGCTTGAGAAAACGACATTTCTCCAGCTGGTGCGCGGACAAGTTGAATTTTGATGGCTCGTCATCTCTGCGTGCAGAGCTTCGATTAGGAAAAAATGGCAAAGTAGAGACTGTCAAGAATACATTGAGGTAGAACGGCACTTATCCCCGTAATAAACCCAATGCTGCTTGGGGTTCTGGGCGCGTATTGGGAGGACAGTCATGGCAAGTGTCGAACAATTGCACAGACGGGACGGAGTGAACTTGGTCCAACTCGAAGCCGACATCAGTTCGATCCGGTCGGGAAGCTCCATTACTTCAATTAATCTGCCTGATTACGTCGAGCACACCGCGGGCGTGTCGCGCGTCGGTGCGCTCAGTGCAGAAGCGGTCATTCGCGACTATGAGTCCGCTGCAAAAGAGATCGAGGCCATGGGCACCGAGTTGATCGACGCCGCGCAAAAATGCGAGGCGCTGACGGCCCAGGTTCATGATGCGA from Bradyrhizobium sp. CB1015 harbors:
- a CDS encoding transposase, giving the protein MSLTDPDARLLVKNGQGIAGYNVQTAVDDKHKLIVASEVVNDSSDVRQLSAMAKAAKKALGAETLQALADEGYYSSVELKACEDEGIIAYVPLPEGSARLEKQGRFALKDFNYDGATDTYRCPAGQPLHPFKSRQKNTSGRIEIRYAARVAICRSCPLKVRCLSPTTTYRTIGRWEHEDVLERHRARMQGAGELMRRRSGIVEHPFGTLKCRAGYRHFLVRGFDKVRGEWSLMALCYNFTRALNILGFDGFLAALAKRLAVCQCIFAALLQHILVAPEPLWTNIRPPLQIGRFVPA
- a CDS encoding VOC family protein — translated: MSFLLNIDVPDVAKATTFYTEAFGLTVGRRFGADFVELLGWPAPVYLLTKQAGTVGAGGDRRRYERHWTPVHIDVIVDDVDATLKRALAAGAILEADARDAPYGRIAMLADPFGHGFCLLAFSAQGYDALLGRA
- a CDS encoding cell envelope biogenesis protein TolA, with the translated sequence MPKKLKTYQTSLGFYDQAIAAPSMKAALAAWGASSNLFHQGVAKETDDPDVVAATMAKPGVVLRRPVGSDGPFTESAELPTVLGEGEARPRRKSKGKSGSQKRPAKTARTASREIHDATARKAAAAFEKEERRREAARAKEEAARAKERARRDKAVAAAEAALDEARREHEAKAEAIEAERTALAARAEAEQERWDKQRKKLEEALRRARE
- a CDS encoding helix-turn-helix domain-containing protein translates to MSDHRAAVRHHTLRTGIVEFDNGSGSTLSVPCTIRDVSGTGARVELNASLWVAEQFTLIFRSGLRKGCRIAWRKGRLIGSAFADGYASADEQALMMTAEEQTRHRRGIGARVKAAREARGYTTAQLGEHLSVTPAFLAQAEQGEADIPLYLLMHIADLLMVGLDRLVAGAAPEEVDAA
- a CDS encoding nucleotidyl transferase AbiEii/AbiGii toxin family protein; amino-acid sequence: MVALDSLEGGAGPWTFGGGTALAQILGHRISYDVDIFLDSSTALKKLAPNVNPVTKSLCDTWQWPGRYLKLILRDVGEIDFLNAPSYIDNPTYELKFGARSIAAERPAEIATKKLVYRAST